DNA sequence from the Antarctobacter heliothermus genome:
CCTTGCCGGCTGGGAAGACGGGTATGCCGACCTGATGCGGCAGGCAGACAATGACACCTACCGCACCCCCGAAGAAGCAGCGCAGCAACTGTTCACCGCTCTTTCTACCGGGTTGGAGTTCACCGCTGACACCCGTCTGGGCCGCCCGATGGGCAGCTTTGACCGCCCCCGACCCAACCGGGCCGAGGCGCGGCGGTCAGAGCGGTCTTTGCGGCACGTTGTGCTATCGCTAGAGGCGCTGCGCGATCTCGCCGCACGACTGTCGGACGGGGATGCCAAATTGGACGCAGCCTTTGAGCGTGCATTGCAAAGGGCGGACTTGCTGGACGATCCTGTCTTTGCCGGGGTTAGCGACATGCAGGGCCGACTGCGGGTTGAAACCCTGCAACAGCGCATTTCTGAAATCCGCGAGATTGTCAGTACCGACCTTGGTCCGCGCCTTGGCATCGCCGCCGGGTTCAACTCTATGGACGGCGATTGATGACTGACCGCCGTCACTTTCTGACAGGATTGCTTGCAGCAAGCGCCTGCCCGCGCCCGACATGGGCCGAAGCAGGCGCGCCGTCGTTTCTGTCAGCGGCACGGGCGGCGGACGGACGCTATCTGCTCTGCGGTTTGCGCGCCTCTGGCGAGGTCGCCTTTGCCCTGCCCCTGCCCGACCGCGGCCATGCCGCCGCCGCCCATCCAGAGCAGCCGCTGGCGGTGGGGTTCGCGCGCCGCCCCGGACGCTTTGCCGTGGTGCTGGACTGCGTCACGGGTCAGGAAATCGCCCGGCTGGACGCCCCCGAAGGGCGGCATTTCTACGGCCACGGTGCGTTTTCCCCGGACGGTGCGCATCTGTTTACCAGTGAGAATGACTATGACGCCGCGCGCGGCGTGATCGGGGTCTGGTCGCTGGGATCGGGCAAACGCCTGACCGAGTTCCACTCGGGCGGGGTTGGCCCGCATGACATCAAACTGATGCCCGACGGGCAAACGCTGGTCGTTGCCAATGGCGGGATCGAGACGCACCCCGATGCAGGCCGGACCAAACTGAATATCCCGTTGATGGAGCCTAACCTCAGTTTTCTCGGCCTCGATGGTTCGCTGCTGGATCAGCAGGAATTGGACCGCGCCCTGCACAAGAACTCAATCCGTCACCTTGCCGTTGCCCCAAACGGCACGGTCGGCTTTGCGATGCAATGGCAGGGCGATCTGTCCGACGATCCGCCCCTGCTGGGCCTGACGCGCAATGGCGGCACGCCGATGTTGGTCACGCCCCCTACAACAGACGCAAAACGGATGAAGGGCTATGCGGGCAGCGTCGCGCTGCTGGCAGATCACAAAGAGGTTTGCATCACCTCCCCCCTTGGCGGGCTGGCGCAGGTTTTCGACACCGATAGCGGCGTGCTAAAACGCAGCTTTGACATGGTTGATGTCTGCGGCGTGGCAGCCACGGCACAGGGGTTCGTTCTGACTTCAGGTCGTGGCGACATCGCCCATGAGACGCAGGGCTGGACCACACCCCACGCCGTGCAATGGGACAATCATCTGGTGCCGATCTGACCCGTCTCAGCCCAGCGCCATCGCGGCGCGGGCGATGACGATTTCCTCATTCGTCGGCATGACCAGCACCCGCACCCGCGACAGATCCGTGCTGATCACCCGGTCATTGCGCAGGTTGCGGTCCTCATCCAGTTCGATCCCCAGCCAATGCAGCCCCCGGCAAACCTGTGCCCGCACAGGGGCGGCGTTCTCACCAATCCCGCCGGTAAAGACCACCGCATCCAACCCTTCCAGCGCCGCCGCAAGGCCACCCAACTCGCGCCGGATGCGGAAACAGAAATACTCTACCGCCTCCCGCGCGCTCGGTGCGTCCGAGGCCAAGAGCGTTCGCATGTCGCTGCTGACACCGGACATGCCCAGCAACCCGGATTTGCGATACAGCAGGTCAGAGATCGCCGCCGCGTCCATCCGCTCTGTGTCCATCAGGTACAGCACCACACCGGGATCAAGCTGCCCCGACCGGGTGCCCATAGGCAACCCGTCCAGCGCCGAAAAACCCATGGATGAGGCAATGGACCGCCCGCCAAGCAACCCGCACATCGACGCGCCATTGCCCAGATGCGCCACCACCACCCGGCCCGCGTGCAGAGTCGGCGCAGTCTCGGCCAGCGCGCCAGAGATGTAGTCATAGCTCAACCCGTGGAACCCATAGCGCCGCACGCCCTTGTCATAGTAGCTGCGCGGCAGCGCAAACGTGTCATTCACAAACGGGTGGTTGCGATGGAACGCCGTATCAAAGCAGGCCACTTGCCGCGCGTCGGGGAATGCCGCCAAGGCAGCCCGAATACCGGCAAGGTTATGCGGTTGGTGCAGCGGGGCAAACGGCTCCAACTGTTCCAAATCGTGCAACACCTTGGGCGTGATGACCGTGGGCGCGGCATAGTCCATGCCACCATGCACAACCCGGTGCCCAACGGCGCTGATCCGCGCGTCGGGAAAGCGGCCGGTGATCTCATGCAGTACCGCCGTCAGCGCGCCCGCGTGATCACCAGCGGCGTGCGGCGGCAAGGCGGTGTCGACCAGCGACGAGCCCTCGGCATCCCTCAGGTGGAGCACCGCCGCCCCGCCGATCTTTTCGACCTGACCGCCCACGATCAACCCCGGATGCCGCCCCTCAAACAGGCCGAA
Encoded proteins:
- a CDS encoding DUF1513 domain-containing protein codes for the protein MTDRRHFLTGLLAASACPRPTWAEAGAPSFLSAARAADGRYLLCGLRASGEVAFALPLPDRGHAAAAHPEQPLAVGFARRPGRFAVVLDCVTGQEIARLDAPEGRHFYGHGAFSPDGAHLFTSENDYDAARGVIGVWSLGSGKRLTEFHSGGVGPHDIKLMPDGQTLVVANGGIETHPDAGRTKLNIPLMEPNLSFLGLDGSLLDQQELDRALHKNSIRHLAVAPNGTVGFAMQWQGDLSDDPPLLGLTRNGGTPMLVTPPTTDAKRMKGYAGSVALLADHKEVCITSPLGGLAQVFDTDSGVLKRSFDMVDVCGVAATAQGFVLTSGRGDIAHETQGWTTPHAVQWDNHLVPI
- a CDS encoding acetate/propionate family kinase, with protein sequence MTFALVLNAGSSSLKFGLFEGRHPGLIVGGQVEKIGGAAVLHLRDAEGSSLVDTALPPHAAGDHAGALTAVLHEITGRFPDARISAVGHRVVHGGMDYAAPTVITPKVLHDLEQLEPFAPLHQPHNLAGIRAALAAFPDARQVACFDTAFHRNHPFVNDTFALPRSYYDKGVRRYGFHGLSYDYISGALAETAPTLHAGRVVVAHLGNGASMCGLLGGRSIASSMGFSALDGLPMGTRSGQLDPGVVLYLMDTERMDAAAISDLLYRKSGLLGMSGVSSDMRTLLASDAPSAREAVEYFCFRIRRELGGLAAALEGLDAVVFTGGIGENAAPVRAQVCRGLHWLGIELDEDRNLRNDRVISTDLSRVRVLVMPTNEEIVIARAAMALG